One Aegilops tauschii subsp. strangulata cultivar AL8/78 chromosome 7, Aet v6.0, whole genome shotgun sequence genomic window carries:
- the LOC109760816 gene encoding protein FAR1-RELATED SEQUENCE 11-like codes for MADEELTDIMVDMEFGELMEDWIEDWSDDENSDREDRSENGNEWDDLNIDELDDDQENNSELSNEDYISQFISECHNAYHYYGESDAETGLNDESLDAPDSGESQSSVIMSEVTQDDGAKNVQDTASADDKRDMFMQIMEMTFTSHDAAYDFYNSYARGNGFNIRKNKVRYSKTESRHMRYRRFVCSRQGKRDSKLLTEKGHSRRLRAETRCFCEVHLTVKLDQKRGVWYVESFEDKHSHMLAGPDEVPFLWSHRKIKEYQKHDIMSMGAAGIRIHDMMDCFISKHVWYGGVGFTRREIYNLCAKEKRKLLSKGDAATTIGIMASRKQRDPSFFFEYKLDKEGH; via the exons ATGGCGGACGAGGAGTTAACTGATATCATGGTAGACATGGAGTTTGGAGAACTGATGGAAGACTGGATAGAAGATTGGTCAGATGATGAAAATTCAGATCGTGAAGATCGGTCAGAGAATGGGAACGAATGGGACGATCTTAAT ATCGATGAGCTTGATGATGATCAGGAAAACAACTCGGAGCTCTCGAATGAAGATTACATTAGTCAG TTCATTTCCGAATGTCATAATGCGTACCACTATTACGGTGAATCCGACGCGGAGACAGGCCTTAACGACGAATCATTAGATGCACCTGATTCTGGGGAGTCCCAGTCATCGGTCATCATGAGTGAG GTGACACAAGATGATGGGGCAAAGAATGTCCAAGATACTGCCAGTGCAGATGATAAGAGGGATATGTTCATGCAGATAATGGAAATGACCTTTACGTCTCACGATGCCGCGTATGATTTCTACAACAGCTATGCTAGAGGTAATGGTTTCAACATTAGAAAGAATAAGGTCAGGTATAGCAAAACCGAGTCACGTCATATGCGTTATAGGCGGTTTGTTTGTTCCAGACAAGGGAAACGTGACAGCAAGTTGCTAACCGAGAAAGGACACAGCCGTAGGCTTAGAGCCGAGACACGCTGCTTTTGCGAAGTGCACCTGACCGTCAAGCTTGACCAAAAGCGTGGGGTTTGGTATGTTGAAAGTTTTGAGGACAAGCATAGCCATATGTTGGCAGGACCGGACGAGGTACCTTTTCTTTGGTCCCACAGAAAAATCAAAGAGTACCAGAAGCATGATATAATGTCCATGGGAGCTGCAGGGATTAGAATTCACGACATGATGGATTGCTTCATCAGCAAACATGTATGGTACGGCGGTGTTGGTTTTACCAGGCGTGAAATATACAACCTTTGCGCCAAGGAGAAGAGGAAGCTGCTTTCAAAAGGTGATGCTGCCACAACCATAGGCATCATGGCCAGTAGGAAACAGAGGGATCCTAGCTTCTTTTTCGAGTACAAGCTAGATAAGGAAGGACATTAG